A portion of the Salvelinus fontinalis isolate EN_2023a chromosome 32, ASM2944872v1, whole genome shotgun sequence genome contains these proteins:
- the LOC129830692 gene encoding low density lipoprotein receptor adapter protein 1-A-like isoform X1: protein MDALRSAGRAIIRSPSIAKRSWNSGKHKKLPENWTDTRETVVDGMTFNLRHLGMTLVDQAKGEDLSAAAVKRIVATAKAGGKKPQKVSLKVSPQGIMLYDSLTNQLLDHISIYRISYCTADKLHYKVFAYISQNALNGTLECHAYLCSKRKVAQAVTLTVAQAFRVAFELWQVAKEEKENGVTSGSAGEATGISQLEGSNSLASLKGEDVATGNLLDLEERTHVAVVLETNGNEETNGNEEFQVDDAPENVDDNDTVWEIEEDLDEAFSRLAVSRTNPHVLDVGVTPQDWLTEPVCANGNTCNQNTTNGDDFFLVF, encoded by the exons AACTTCCTGAGAACTGGACCGACACGAGGGAGACTGTTGTAGATGGCATGACCTTTAATCTCCGCCACCTAGGCATGACCCTGGTGGACCAGGCCAAAGGAGAGGACCTATCAGCAGCTGCTGTCAAGAGGATCGTTGCCACG GCCAAAGCGGGAGGTAAGAAGCCTCAGAAGGTGTCTCTGAAGGTTTCTCCTCAGGGTATAATGCTCTACGATAGTCTGACCAACCAGCTGCTAGACCACATCTCCATATACAG GATATCCTACTGCACGGCGGACAAGCTGCACTACAAGGTGTTTGCCTACATTTCCCAGAACGCCCTCAACGGAACACTGGAGTGCCACGCCTACCTCTGCTCCAAGAGGAAAGTG GCCCAGGCAGTGACTCTGACTGTAGCACAGGCCTTTAGAGTGGCCTTTGAGTTGTGGCAGGTTGCCAAAGAAG AGAAAGAGAACGGGGTGACGTCCGGCTCGGCTGGAGAAGCAACCGGCATCTCCCAATTAGAAGGATCCAACAGCCTGGCTAGTCTGAAAGGAGAAG ATGTTGCCACGGGTAACCTACTGGACCTGGAGGAACGGACCCATGTTGCCGTGGTTTTGGAAACCAATGGCAACGAGGAAACCAATGGCAACGAGGAGTTCCAGGTGGACGACGCTCCCGAGAACGTTGATGACAACGACACTGTCTGG gaaatCGAGGAAGACTTGGATGAGGCTTTTTCTAG aCTGGCGGTGTCCCGTACTAACCCCCACGTCCTGGACGTTGGGGTGACTCCCCAGGATTGGCTGACGGAACCTGTCTGTGCCAATGGGAACACATGCAACCAGAACACCACCAATGGAGATGACTTCTTCCTTGTCTTCTGA
- the LOC129830692 gene encoding low density lipoprotein receptor adapter protein 1-A-like isoform X2, with protein MTFNLRHLGMTLVDQAKGEDLSAAAVKRIVATAKAGGKKPQKVSLKVSPQGIMLYDSLTNQLLDHISIYRISYCTADKLHYKVFAYISQNALNGTLECHAYLCSKRKVAQAVTLTVAQAFRVAFELWQVAKEEKENGVTSGSAGEATGISQLEGSNSLASLKGEDVATGNLLDLEERTHVAVVLETNGNEETNGNEEFQVDDAPENVDDNDTVWEIEEDLDEAFSRLAVSRTNPHVLDVGVTPQDWLTEPVCANGNTCNQNTTNGDDFFLVF; from the exons ATGACCTTTAATCTCCGCCACCTAGGCATGACCCTGGTGGACCAGGCCAAAGGAGAGGACCTATCAGCAGCTGCTGTCAAGAGGATCGTTGCCACG GCCAAAGCGGGAGGTAAGAAGCCTCAGAAGGTGTCTCTGAAGGTTTCTCCTCAGGGTATAATGCTCTACGATAGTCTGACCAACCAGCTGCTAGACCACATCTCCATATACAG GATATCCTACTGCACGGCGGACAAGCTGCACTACAAGGTGTTTGCCTACATTTCCCAGAACGCCCTCAACGGAACACTGGAGTGCCACGCCTACCTCTGCTCCAAGAGGAAAGTG GCCCAGGCAGTGACTCTGACTGTAGCACAGGCCTTTAGAGTGGCCTTTGAGTTGTGGCAGGTTGCCAAAGAAG AGAAAGAGAACGGGGTGACGTCCGGCTCGGCTGGAGAAGCAACCGGCATCTCCCAATTAGAAGGATCCAACAGCCTGGCTAGTCTGAAAGGAGAAG ATGTTGCCACGGGTAACCTACTGGACCTGGAGGAACGGACCCATGTTGCCGTGGTTTTGGAAACCAATGGCAACGAGGAAACCAATGGCAACGAGGAGTTCCAGGTGGACGACGCTCCCGAGAACGTTGATGACAACGACACTGTCTGG gaaatCGAGGAAGACTTGGATGAGGCTTTTTCTAG aCTGGCGGTGTCCCGTACTAACCCCCACGTCCTGGACGTTGGGGTGACTCCCCAGGATTGGCTGACGGAACCTGTCTGTGCCAATGGGAACACATGCAACCAGAACACCACCAATGGAGATGACTTCTTCCTTGTCTTCTGA